One Zootoca vivipara chromosome 9, rZooViv1.1, whole genome shotgun sequence DNA window includes the following coding sequences:
- the CISD2 gene encoding CDGSH iron-sulfur domain-containing protein 2 gives MVLDSLARIIKVQLPAYLKRLPLPESVGGFLRLTVSEWLRLLPFLGVLALLGYLAIRPFLPKKKQQKDSLINLKIQKENPKVVNEINIEDLCLTKAVYCRCWRSKTFPVCDGSHKKHNESTGDNVGPLILKKKEV, from the exons ATGGTGTTGGACAGCTTGGCTCGCATCATTAAAGTGCAGCTCCCCGCCTACCTGAAGCGCCTCCCGCTGCCCGAGAGCGTCGGCGGCTTCCTCAGGCTGACAG TTTCAGAATGGCTGCGGTTATTGCCTTTCCTGGGTGTCCTTGCTCTGCTTGGATACCTTGCTATTCGTCCATTCCTCCCcaagaagaagcagcagaaggataGCTTGATCAATCTCAAGATCCAGAAGGAGAACCCCAAAGTAGTGAACGAAATCAACATTGAGGACCTTTGTCTCACAAAGGCCGTGTACTGCAGGTGCTGGCGCTCAAAAACG TTCCCTGTCTGTGATGGTTCCCACAAGAAGCACAATGAGTCGACAGGAGATAATGTGGGCCCATTAATACTCAAGAAGAAAGAAGTCTag